The following proteins are co-located in the Delphinus delphis chromosome 5, mDelDel1.2, whole genome shotgun sequence genome:
- the FABP2 gene encoding fatty acid-binding protein, intestinal: MAFDGTWKIDRNENYEKFMEKMGINVVKRKLASHDNLKLIITQEGNKFTVKESSTFRNIEVVFELGVTFNYSLADGTELTGTWSLEGNKLVGKFKRVDNGNELNTVREIVGGEMVQTYVYEGVEAKRIFKKE; the protein is encoded by the exons ATGGCGTTCGATGGTACTTGGAAGATAGACCGAAACGAGAACTATGAAAAGTTCATGGAAAAAATGG GTATTAATGTGGTGAAAAGGAAGCTTGCATCTCATGACAATTTGAAACTGATAATTAcacaagaaggaaataaattcacAGTCAAAGAATCAAGCACTTTTCGAAACATTGAAGTTGTGTTTGAGCTTGGTGTCACTTTTAATTATAGCCTCGCAGATGGAACTGAACTCACT ggGACTTGGAGCCTAGAGGGAAATAAACTTGTTGGAAAATTCAAACGGGTGGACAATGGAAATGAACTAAATACTGTCCGAGAAATTGTAGGTGGTGAAATGGTCCAG ACTTATGTATATGAAGGAGTGGAAGCCAAGAGGATCTTCAAAAAGGAGTGA